In a genomic window of Deferribacterota bacterium:
- the atpC gene encoding ATP synthase F1 subunit epsilon, with product MDKLYFELVTPDRIVEKCHIEELIAPGVEGELGILCNHAPLLTALTMGELTYRHDNMYDYAMVEYGFLEVIDNNIIILAENAELGKNINLASALEEKKKAEEHLDYVRKKDSRMIEEAEIRLKRELLRVKVAERYR from the coding sequence ATGGATAAATTATATTTTGAGTTAGTAACCCCAGATAGGATTGTTGAAAAATGTCATATTGAAGAATTAATAGCACCTGGCGTAGAAGGTGAACTTGGCATATTATGCAATCATGCTCCTTTATTGACTGCTCTTACTATGGGCGAGTTAACATATAGGCATGATAATATGTATGATTATGCAATGGTTGAATATGGTTTTCTAGAGGTAATAGATAATAATATTATAATATTAGCTGAAAATGCTGAACTAGGAAAGAACATAAATTTAGCAAGTGCTTTGGAAGAGAAAAAGAAAGCAGAAGAACACCTAGATTATGTCAGAAAAAAGGATTCTAGAATGATTGAAGAAGCCGAAATAAGACTCAAGAGAGAGCTGTTAAGGGTAAAGGTAGCGGAGCGGTATAGATAG
- a CDS encoding methyltransferase encodes MEFTIDTIFDCSFKVCQPKIGYRFSLDSIILARFIKPLKFVKRALDIGSGCGVIAIYLEKYLNIENVDAVEYQRELFECLLKSISLNNLKINVFNKDIKMYKPKYCYELIVCNPPYRQENTGRTSLNDIERYAKFGSFLTVEDIFRFSHKYLQNKGLLYISYDVDLLANVISISRNYNLELKRLKFFYADSKSNAKLAFMEFRKNVGAWLTVEPPIFQRVDGKLTDDFKNIFKVT; translated from the coding sequence ATAGAATTTACGATAGATACAATATTTGATTGCAGTTTTAAGGTTTGTCAGCCAAAAATAGGGTACAGATTTTCGCTAGATTCTATAATATTAGCAAGATTTATTAAACCCCTAAAATTTGTCAAAAGAGCATTAGATATTGGTAGTGGTTGTGGAGTGATAGCAATCTACTTAGAGAAATATCTAAACATTGAAAATGTAGATGCTGTTGAGTATCAAAGGGAACTTTTTGAATGTCTCCTTAAAAGTATTTCATTAAATAATTTAAAAATAAATGTATTTAATAAAGATATTAAAATGTATAAGCCTAAATATTGTTATGAACTTATTGTATGTAATCCACCTTATAGGCAAGAAAATACTGGCAGAACTAGCTTAAATGACATAGAGAGGTATGCAAAGTTTGGCAGTTTTCTAACTGTCGAAGATATTTTTAGATTTTCTCATAAATATCTTCAAAATAAGGGTTTGTTGTATATAAGCTATGATGTTGATCTACTCGCCAATGTAATATCTATCTCAAGGAATTATAATTTAGAATTAAAGAGGTTAAAGTTCTTTTATGCTGATTCTAAAAGTAATGCTAAATTAGCGTTTATGGAATTTAGAAAGAATGTAGGTGCTTGGCTAACCGTTGAACCACCTATTTTTCAAAGAGTAGATGGTAAGCTAACAGATGATTTTAAAAATATATTTAAAGTTACTTAA